A part of Neovison vison isolate M4711 chromosome 6, ASM_NN_V1, whole genome shotgun sequence genomic DNA contains:
- the PLIN4 gene encoding perilipin-4 isoform X2 yields MSAPDKGGRNPPKPKGKTLGSFFGSLPGFSSARNLMAGAHSSAKEARPVADPTGASAQPQTEATNLAPTERGEKLPPPSDKTISGAKDLVCSKMTKTKGAISSGMANMADTAKGVVQGGLDMTRSALMGTKETVATGVTGAVDVAKGTVQTGLDTTKTVLTGTKDTVCSGVTGAVNVAKGAVQTGMDTTKTVLTGTKDTVSTGLTGAVNMAKGTVQTGLDTTKTVVTGTKDTVCSGVTSAMNVAKGAVQGSLDTSKTVLTGTKDTVSMGVTGAANMAKGTIQTGLDTTKTVLTGTKDAVSTGLTGAVNMAKGTVQTGLDTSKTILTGTKDTLSTGLTGALGVAKGTVQTGLDTTKTVLTGTKDTVCSGMTGAMNVAKGAVQTGMDTTKTVLTGTKDTVCSGMTGAMNVAKGAVQGGLDTSKTVLTGTKDAVATGVTGAANMAKGALQTGLNTTQNIVTGTKDTVCSGVTGAMNMAKGAVQTGMDTSKAILTGTKDTVSTGLTGAVGVAKGTVQTGLNTTKTVLTGTKDTMCSGMTGAVNVAKGAVQTGMDTTKTIVTGTKDAVSTGVTGAANMAKGTVQTGLDTTKTVLTGTKDTVCSGMTGAMNVAKGAVQTGMDTSKAILTGTKDTVSTGLTGAVNMAKGTVQTGMDTTKTVLTGTKDAVATGVTGAANMAKGALQTGLNTTQNIVTGTKDTVCSGVTGAVNVAKGAVQTGMDTTKTVLTGTKDTVSTGLTGAVNMAKGTVQTGLDTTKTVVTGTKDTVCSGVTSAMNVAKGAVQGSLDTSKTVLTGTKDTVSMGVTGAANMAKGTIQTGLDTTKTVLTGTKDAVSTGLTGAVNMAKGTVQTGLDTSKTILTGTKDTLSTGLTGALGVAKGTVQTGLDTTKTVLTGTKDTVCSGMTGAMNVAKGAVQTGMDTTKTVLTGTKDTVCSGMTGAMNVAKGAVQGGLDTSKTVLTGTKDAVATGVTGAANMAKGALQTGLNTTQNIVTGTKDTVCSGVTGAMNMAKGAVQTGMDTSKAILTGTKDTVSTGLTGAVGVAKGTVQTGLNTTKTVLTGTKDTVCSGMTGAVNVAKGAVQTGMDTTKTIVTGTKDAVSTGVTGAANMAKGTVQTGLDTTKTVLTGTKDTVCSGVTGAMDVAKGAVQTGMDTSKAILTGTKDTVSTGLTGAVNMAKGTVQTGLDTSKTVLTGTKDTLSTGLTGALGVAKGTVQTGLDTTKTVLTGTKDTVCSGMTGAVNVAKGAVQTGMDTTKTVLIGTKDAVSTGVTGAANMAKGALQTGLNTTQNIVTGTKDTVCSGVTGAMNVAKGAVQGGLDTSKTVLTGTKDAVATGVTGAANMAKGALQTGLNTTQNIVTGTKDTMCSGVTGAMNVAKGAVQTGMDTSKAILTGTKDTVSTGLTGAINMAKGTVQTGMDTTKTVLTGTKDAVSTGLTGAVNMAKGTMQTGLDTSKTVLTGTKDTLSTGLTGALGVAKGTVQTGLDTTKTVLTGTKDTVCSGMTGAVNVAKGAVQTGMDTTKTVLTGTKDTVCSGMTGAVNVAKGAVQTGMDTTKTVLTGTKDTVATGVTGAANMAKGALQTGLNTTQNIVTGTKDTVCSGVTGAVNVAKGAVQTGMDTTKTILTGTKDTVCSGMTGAMNVAKGAVQGGLDTSKTVLMGTKDAVSTGMTGAANMAKGALQTGLNTTQNIVTGTKDTVCSGVTGAMDVAKGAVQGGLGTSKTILTGTKDTLSTGLTGALGVAKGTVQTGLNTTKTLLTGTKDTVCSGMTGAMNVARGAVHIGMDTSEAILTGTKDAVSTGLTGAGSVAKEAVQTVQNWLPGTQDSVWSGLTSYRAPGNSGEQAILRPQEALSSGLSSAPDTLCASLDLAREATAVATGAHGAPLGRENAGHEGALSFATLRHELGELGDIFCPMDAKEQAQLAASEPGPKVLTADRGSYFVRLGDLAPGFRQRAFEHALSHLQHGQFQARAALAQLEESFESIEKAKQAPEGQSRVDQGLSSRVEEGAPQEVLDSRALSRACSLIQQLHVAYSTLASSLQGLPSELQQQVGQARHGLCELYGLVSSASSVGELPAERLAQSRGAVGQAWRELEQMLESVQHGPPLCWLVGPFALHPTGQQL; encoded by the exons ATGTCTGCCCCCGACAAAGGAGGCCGGAATCCTCCCAAACCCAAGGGCAAG ACCCTGGGGAGCTTCTTCGGGTCTCTGCCTGGCTTCAGTTCAGCGCGGAACCTGATGGCCGGCGCCCACAGTTCAGCGAAAGAGGCCCGGCCCGTCGCGGACCCCACAGGTGCCTCTGCCCAGCCCCAGACTGAGG ccaccaaccTGGCCCCGACGGAGCGCGGGGAGAAGCTGCCGCCGCCTTCGGATAAG ACGatctctggggcaaaggacctgGTGTGCTCTAAGATGACCAAGACCAAGGGTGCCATCTCCTCTGGGATGGCCAACATGGCGGACACAGCTAAAGGTGTGGTGCAGGGAGGCCTAGATATGACCCGGTCTGCACTCATGGGCACCAAGGAGACTGTGGCCACTGGGGTCACAGGTGCAGTGGATGTAGCCAAGGGCACTGTCCAGACTGGCCTAGATACCACCAAGACCGTCCTCACGGGCACCAAGGACACCGTCTGCAGTGGTGTGACCGGTGCCGTGAATGTGGCCAAAGGAGCTGTCCAGACTGGCATGGACACCACCAAGACCGTCCTCACGGGCACCAAGGATACAGTGTCCACTGGGCTCACTGGGGCAGTCAATATGGCCAAGGGCACCGTCCAGACTGGCCTGGACACCACCAAGACTGTTGTGACAGGTACCAAGGACACTGTGTGCAGTGGGGTGACCAGTGCCATGAATGTGGCCAAAGGAGCTGTCCAAGGAAGTCTGGACACCTCAAAGACTGTCCTCACGGGCACCAAAGATACAGTGTCCATGGGGGTGACAGGGGCAGCGAACATGGCCAAGGGCACCATTCAGACTGGCTTGGACACCACCAAGACCGTCCTGACGGGCACCAAGGATGCAGTGTCCACTGGGCTCACTGGGGCAGTCAATATGGCCAAGGGCACCGTCCAGACTGGGCTGGACACCTCAAAGACTATCCTGACTGGCACCAAAGACACCCTATCTACTGGGCTCACAGGCGCACTGGGTGTGGCCAAGGGCACTGTCCAGACTGGCCTGGACACCACCAAGACTGTCCTCACGGGCACCAAGGACACCGTGTGCAGCGGGATGACCGGTGCCATGAACGTGGCCAAAGGAGCTGTCCAGACTGGCATGGACACCACCAAGACCGTCCTCACGGGCACCAAGGACACCGTGTGCAGTGGGATGACCGGTGCCATGAACGTGGCCAAAGGAGCTGTCCAAGGAGGTCTGGACACCTCAAAGACCGTCCTCACGGGCACCAAAGATGCAGTGGCCACTGGGGTGACAGGGGCAGCAAACATGGCCAAGGGAGCCCTGCAAACTGGGCTCAATACGACCCAAAACATCGTCACAGGCACCAAGGACACCGTGTGTAGTGGGGTGACCGGTGCCATGAACATGGCCAAAGGAGCTGTCCAGACTGGCATGGACACATCAAAGGCCATCCTGACTGGCACCAAAGACACTGTGTCCACAGGGCTCACAGGTGCAGTGGGTGTGGCCAAGGGCACCGTCCAGACTGGTCTGAACACCACCAAGACTGTCCTCACAGGCACCAAGGACACCATGTGCAGTGGGATGACCGGTGCTGTGAATGTGGCCAAAGGAGCTGTCCAGACTGGTATGGACACCACGAAGACCATTGTCACAGGCACCAAAGATGCAGTGTCCACTGGGGTGACAGGGGCAGCAAACATGGCCAAGGGAACTGTCCAGACTGGACTGGACACCACCAAGACCGTCCTCACGGGCACCAAGGACACCGTGTGCAGCGGTATGACCGGTGCCATGAACGTGGCCAAAGGAGCTGTCCAGACTGGCATGGACACATCAAAGGCCATCCTGACTGGCACCAAGGATACAGTGTCCACTGGGCTCACTGGGGCAGTCAACATggccaagggcactgtgcagACTGGCATGGACACCACCAAGACCGTCCTCACAGGCACCAAAGATGCAGTGGCCACTGGGGTGACAGGGGCAGCAAACATGGCCAAGGGAGCCCTGCAAACTGGGCTCAATACAACCCAAAACATTGTCACAGGCACCAAGGACACTGTGTGCAGTGGGGTGACCGGTGCCGTGAATGTGGCCAAAGGAGCTGTCCAGACTGGCATGGACACCACCAAGACCGTCCTCACGGGCACCAAGGATACAGTGTCCACTGGGCTCACTGGGGCAGTCAATATGGCCAAGGGCACCGTCCAGACTGGCCTGGACACCACCAAGACTGTTGTGACAGGTACCAAGGACACTGTGTGCAGTGGGGTGACCAGTGCCATGAATGTGGCCAAAGGAGCTGTCCAAGGAAGTCTGGACACCTCAAAGACTGTCCTCACGGGCACCAAAGATACAGTGTCCATGGGGGTGACAGGGGCAGCGAACATGGCCAAGGGCACCATTCAGACTGGCTTGGACACCACCAAGACCGTCCTGACGGGCACCAAGGATGCAGTGTCCACTGGGCTCACTGGGGCAGTCAATATGGCCAAGGGCACCGTCCAGACTGGGCTGGACACCTCAAAGACTATCCTGACTGGCACCAAAGACACCCTATCTACTGGGCTCACAGGCGCACTGGGTGTGGCCAAGGGCACTGTCCAGACTGGCCTGGACACCACCAAGACTGTCCTCACGGGCACCAAGGACACCGTGTGCAGCGGGATGACCGGTGCCATGAACGTGGCCAAAGGAGCTGTCCAGACTGGCATGGACACCACCAAGACCGTCCTCACGGGCACCAAGGACACCGTGTGCAGTGGGATGACCGGTGCCATGAACGTGGCCAAAGGAGCTGTCCAAGGAGGTCTGGACACCTCAAAGACCGTCCTCACGGGCACCAAAGATGCAGTGGCCACTGGGGTGACAGGGGCAGCAAACATGGCCAAGGGAGCCCTGCAAACTGGGCTCAATACGACCCAAAACATCGTCACAGGCACCAAGGACACCGTGTGTAGTGGGGTGACCGGTGCCATGAACATGGCCAAAGGAGCTGTCCAGACTGGCATGGACACATCAAAGGCCATCCTGACTGGCACCAAAGACACTGTGTCCACAGGGCTCACAGGTGCAGTGGGTGTGGCCAAGGGCACCGTCCAGACTGGTCTGAACACCACCAAGACTGTCCTCACAGGCACCAAGGACACCGTGTGCAGTGGGATGACCGGTGCTGTGAATGTGGCCAAAGGAGCTGTCCAGACTGGTATGGACACCACGAAGACCATTGTCACAGGCACCAAAGATGCAGTGTCCACTGGGGTGACAGGGGCAGCAAACATGGCCAAGGGAACTGTCCAGACTGGCCTGGACACCACCAAGACCGTCCTCACGGGCACCAAGGACACCGTGTGCAGTGGCGTGACCGGTGCCATGGATGTGGCCAAAGGAGCTGTCCAGACTGGCATGGACACATCAAAGGCCATCCTGACTGGGACCAAGGATACAGTGTCCACTGGGCTCACTGGGGCAGTCAACATGGCCAAGGGCACCGTCCAGACTGGCCTAGACACCTCAAAGACTGTCCTGACTGGCACCAAAGATACCCTATCTACCGGGCTCACAGGTGCACTGGGTGTGGCCAAGGGCACTGTCCAGACTGGCCTGGACACCACCAAGACCGTCCTCACGGGCACCAAGGACACCGTGTGCAGCGGGATGACCGGTGCCGTGAATGTGGCCAAAGGAGCTGTCCAGACTGGCATGGACACCACCAAGACCGTCCTCATAGGCACCAAAGATGCAGTGTCCACTGGGGTGACAGGGGCAGCAAACATGGCCAAGGGAGCCCTGCAAACTGGGCTCAATACAACCCAAAACATTGTCACAGGCACCAAGGACACTGTGTGCAGTGGGGTGACCGGTGCCATGAACGTGGCCAAAGGAGCTGTCCAAGGAGGTCTGGACACCTCAAAGACCGTCCTCACGGGCACCAAAGATGCAGTGGCCACTGGGGTGACAGGGGCAGCAAACATGGCCAAGGGAGCCCTGCAAACTGGCCTCAATACGACCCAAAACATTGTCACAGGCACCAAGGACACCATGTGCAGTGGCGTGACCGGTGCCATGAACGTGGCCAAAGGAGCTGTCCAGACTGGCATGGACACATCAAAGGCCATCCTGACTGGCACCAAGGATACAGTGTCCACTGGGCTCACTGGGGCCATCAACATGGCCAAGGGCACCGTCCAGACTGGCATGGACACCACCAAGACCGTCCTCACGGGCACCAAGGATGCAGTGTCCACTGGGCTCACTGGGGCAGTCAATATGGCCAAGGGCACCATGCAGACTGGCCTAGACACCTCAAAGACTGTCCTGACTGGCACCAAAGATACCCTATCTACCGGGCTCACAGGTGCACTGGGTGTGGCCAAGGGCACTGTCCAGACTGGCCTGGACACCACCAAGACCGTCCTCACGGGCACCAAGGACACCGTGTGCAGCGGGATGACCGGTGCTGTGAATGTGGCCAAAGGAGCTGTCCAGACTGGCATGGACACCACCAAGACTGTCCTCACAGGCACCAAGGACACCGTGTGCAGCGGGATGACCGGTGCCGTGAATGTGGCCAAAGGAGCTGTCCAGACTGGCATGGACACCACCAAGACCGTCCTCACAGGCACCAAGGATACAGTGGCCACTGGGGTGACAGGGGCAGCAAACATGGCCAAGGGAGCCCTGCAAACTGGGCTCAATACAACCCAAAACATTGTCACAGGCACCAAGGACACTGTGTGCAGTGGGGTGACCGGTGCCGTGAACGTGGCCAAAGGAGCTGTCCAGACTGGCATGGACACCACCAAGACCATCCTCACGGGCACCAAGGACACCGTGTGTAGTGGGATGACCGGTGCCATGAACGTGGCCAAAGGAGCTGTCCAAGGAGGTCTGGACACCTCAAAGACCGTCCTCATGGGCACCAAAGATGCAGTGTCCACTGGGATGACAGGGGCAGCAAACATGGCCAAGGGAGCCCTGCAAACTGGCCTCAATACGACCCAAAACATCGTCACAGGCACCAAGGACACTGTGTGCAGTGGCGTGACCGGTGCCATGGATGTGGCCAAAGGAGCTGTCCAAGGAGGTCTGGGCACCTCAAAGACCATCCTGACTGGCACCAAAGACACCCTATCTACTGGGCTCACAGGCGCACTGGGTGTGGCCAAGGGCACTGTTCAGACTGGTCTGAACACCACCAAGACCCTCCTGACAGGCACCAAGGACACCGTGTGCAGCGGGATGACCGGTGCCATGAATGTGGCCAGAGGAGCTGTCCACATTGGCATGGACACATCAGAGGCCATCCTGACTGGCACCAAAGATGCAGTGTCCACTGGGCTCACCGGTGCAGGGAGTGTGGCCAAAGAGGCAGTGCAAACCGTCCAGAATTGGTTACCCGGTACCCAGGACAGTGTCTGGAGTGGACTCACCAGTTACAGAGCCCCAGGCAACAGCGGGGAACAGGCCATCCTGAGACCCCAGGAGGCTCTGTCCTCTGGGCTGTCCAGCGCCCCAGACACTCTCTGTGCCAGCCTGGACCTTGCCAGGGAAGCCACTGCTGTGGCAACAGGCGCCCACGGGGCCCCCCTGGGCAGGGAGAATGCAGGACACGAAGGAGCCTTGAGCTTCGCAACTCTGCGGCATGAGCTGGGGGAGCTGGGGGACATCTTCTGCCCCATGGATGCCAAGGAGCAAG CTCAGCTTGCTGCCTCCGAACCTGGGCCAAAGGTGCTCACGGCCGACCGCGGCAGCTACTTTGTGCGTCTGGGCGACCTGGCCCCCGGCTTCCGGCAGCGGGCGTTCGAGCACGCCCTGAGCCACCTGCAGCATGGCCAGTTCCAGGCCCGGGCTGCGCTGGCCCAGCTGGAGGAGTCCTTCGAGTCG